The following coding sequences lie in one Paenibacillus durus ATCC 35681 genomic window:
- the pflA gene encoding pyruvate formate-lyase-activating protein, with the protein MIKGRIHSLETFGTVDGPGIRFILFMQGCLMKCQYCHNPDTWALDEGREVTVDEILKEIEPYLNYYRTSGGGLTVSGGEPTLQAKFVEQLFTEVKKRWDLHTTLDSNGYNEGDKITDLLNVTDLVLLDLKHIDDEAHLKLTGKSNERTLKLARWLSDHGRKMWIRLVYVPGIHDKEEDLLNLGRFIGTLKGVEKFEILPYHQMGVYKWEMLGKPYELEGVPSPTDEEVQRAYRLIDEGRKQTALV; encoded by the coding sequence ATGATTAAAGGCCGTATTCACTCTCTGGAAACCTTCGGAACCGTAGACGGGCCTGGTATCCGTTTCATTTTATTTATGCAAGGATGCTTAATGAAATGTCAATACTGTCACAACCCGGATACATGGGCTTTAGACGAAGGCAGAGAAGTCACTGTAGATGAGATTCTTAAGGAAATCGAACCTTACCTGAATTATTACCGTACTTCCGGTGGCGGACTTACCGTATCCGGCGGAGAACCGACGCTTCAAGCAAAGTTTGTGGAGCAGCTGTTCACTGAGGTGAAGAAACGTTGGGATCTGCATACGACGCTGGATTCCAATGGATATAATGAAGGAGATAAAATTACGGACCTCCTGAATGTAACCGATCTTGTGCTTCTGGATCTCAAGCACATCGATGACGAGGCTCATCTCAAGCTGACTGGAAAGTCGAATGAACGTACACTCAAGCTGGCTCGCTGGCTGTCCGATCACGGACGTAAGATGTGGATTCGTCTTGTCTATGTACCTGGAATTCATGACAAGGAAGAAGATCTGCTCAATCTGGGCCGGTTTATCGGGACCTTGAAAGGTGTAGAGAAGTTCGAAATTTTACCATACCATCAGATGGGGGTCTACAAGTGGGAAATGCTTGGCAAGCCCTACGAACTGGAAGGTGTGCCAAGTCCTACGGACGAAGAAGTGCAGCGTGCATATCGGCTTATCGACGAAGGTCGCAAGCAGACGGCTCTTGTATAA